From the Cyanobium sp. M30B3 genome, the window CCACCTGATCCAGATCCACATCCAGATCCACCCGGTCGAGATCGGTCTCGATCCGGGGCATGGCGATCGGAGCCCTGGTCTGGTCCGGGAATGCCGCTGATTCGCTCAAGGGTGCCGCAGGCATGGAACCGGCGCAGTTTGGCGGGCTCAGGCCACCCGCTGCCGCGCCAGGGCCGCGTCCACCGCCTGCTGCTGGTCGCGCCGGGTGATCCAGTGGTGATAGGTGCGGGTGTGGATCGCCACCGAGTGGCCCATCATCCGCGCCGCCACCGTGTCGGGCAGGCCCACGTGGATCGTGCGCACCGCCCAGGCGTGGCGCAGGTCGTAGGGGGTGATCGGCAGGGCGTAGCGCCTGAACTGCTCGGCCACCCGCCGCCCCGCCTGCTGCAGGGTGGTGCGGCCCAGGTCGGTCCGCACGGGAGGCAACAGCCGCGGATCGCGCCCCAGCCGCTCCAGTTCAAAGCGCTCCACCCACTCGGGCTGGAACGGCCACACCTGGTGCTCGCCCGTCTTGCTGGTGGGCAGCACCCGGATCACCCGGTCGCCCCCAGGCGCCAGGGCCGAGAGGTCGCAGAAGAACACCTCGTGGTTGCGCAGGCCGTAGGTGGCCATCAGGCCATAGGCCAGCCGCCAGGCGGGGTTGGGGATCAGCTCCACGAGCTCGAGGATCTGACGGTCGCTGGGCAGCTGGCGGAACTGGGCCCGGTGCAGGCCGTAGCCCATGGCCCGCTGGCGCCAGTCGCCGGGGAGCTCCAGCGTCAGGTGCCCGGCCAGGGCCGCCAGCACGGTGCCGCACTGCTGCCGGCTGCGGCTGCCGGGGGGATAGCTCTCCAGCACCTGCTCGAGCAGCGGTGT encodes:
- a CDS encoding site-specific integrase translates to MAAHNAGLASAGVGLRIERRGERLGLRGPLPRRQGSGGSAVQRISLGVPASEAGLAEAARQLRQVLAELQRQQFDWQRWGRPARTPPAAPAPSASPRPTPSSPLEEQLQAFEQAFKADPARSPNPAGSRTTWTAAYRPYLRRLAQAGRDADDRQVSTPLLEQVLESYPPGSRSRQQCGTVLAALAGHLTLELPGDWRQRAMGYGLHRAQFRQLPSDRQILELVELIPNPAWRLAYGLMATYGLRNHEVFFCDLSALAPGGDRVIRVLPTSKTGEHQVWPFQPEWVERFELERLGRDPRLLPPVRTDLGRTTLQQAGRRVAEQFRRYALPITPYDLRHAWAVRTIHVGLPDTVAARMMGHSVAIHTRTYHHWITRRDQQQAVDAALARQRVA